The following proteins come from a genomic window of Sphingobium cloacae:
- the gorA gene encoding glutathione-disulfide reductase — protein sequence MSDYDFDLFVIGAGSGGVRASRVASAHGAKVAVAEEHRVGGTCVIRGCVPKKLLVYGAHFAEDLKDARRFGWNVPDCAFEWPVLRDNVLADVDRLEGLYKNTLDSHHVELIPERATIAGPHAVRLAGGREVSAKYILVATGAWPVVPDIEGAEHGLTSNEMFHLDEAPKRLAIIGGGYIANEFAGIFHQFGSQVTLVNRSSTLLRGYDESIRDRLMQISVGKGIQFRFNAPLDRVEKQEDGTLSVHFKEGDPIACDVLLFAAGRRPHTDGLGLEKAGVEVDDKGAIKVDAHSRTSCESIYAVGDVTDRLQLTPVAIREGHAFADTVFGDNPRTVDYDCVPSAVFSDPPMAGVGLTEAQAKNMLGTVKVYTSDFRPMKNVLAGREERALYKMVVDATTNRVVGLHMIGPDAPEILQAAAIAVKAGLTKQQFDDTVALHPSMAEELVLLK from the coding sequence ATGAGCGATTATGATTTCGACCTTTTCGTCATCGGCGCGGGATCGGGGGGCGTGCGCGCGTCCCGCGTGGCGTCCGCCCATGGCGCGAAGGTCGCCGTGGCGGAGGAGCATCGGGTCGGGGGCACCTGCGTCATCCGCGGCTGCGTGCCCAAGAAGCTGCTCGTCTACGGCGCGCATTTCGCCGAGGATCTGAAGGACGCCCGTCGCTTCGGCTGGAACGTGCCCGACTGCGCCTTCGAATGGCCGGTGCTGCGCGACAATGTGCTGGCCGATGTGGACCGGCTGGAAGGGCTCTACAAGAACACGCTCGACAGCCACCATGTCGAACTGATCCCCGAACGCGCGACCATCGCCGGTCCCCATGCGGTAAGGCTCGCCGGCGGGCGCGAGGTCAGCGCGAAATATATCCTGGTCGCCACCGGCGCCTGGCCGGTCGTGCCGGACATCGAGGGCGCGGAGCATGGCCTCACCTCGAACGAGATGTTCCATCTGGACGAGGCGCCCAAACGGCTGGCCATCATCGGCGGCGGCTATATCGCCAATGAGTTCGCGGGCATCTTCCACCAGTTCGGCAGTCAGGTGACGCTGGTCAACCGCTCCTCCACGCTGCTGCGCGGCTATGACGAGAGCATCCGCGACCGGCTGATGCAGATTTCGGTGGGGAAGGGCATCCAGTTCCGTTTCAACGCCCCGCTCGACCGGGTGGAGAAGCAGGAGGACGGCACGCTCAGCGTCCACTTCAAGGAGGGCGATCCGATCGCCTGCGACGTCCTGCTGTTCGCGGCGGGACGGCGGCCCCACACGGACGGCCTTGGCCTTGAAAAGGCCGGGGTCGAGGTGGACGACAAGGGCGCGATCAAGGTCGACGCGCATAGCCGGACCAGTTGCGAGAGCATCTATGCGGTGGGCGACGTGACCGACCGGCTGCAACTGACGCCGGTGGCGATCCGCGAGGGCCATGCCTTTGCCGATACGGTGTTCGGCGATAATCCCCGCACGGTCGATTATGACTGCGTTCCCTCCGCCGTGTTCAGCGATCCGCCGATGGCGGGCGTGGGCCTCACCGAAGCGCAGGCGAAGAACATGCTCGGCACGGTCAAGGTCTATACGTCCGACTTCCGCCCGATGAAGAATGTGCTGGCCGGAAGGGAGGAGCGGGCGCTCTACAAGATGGTGGTGGACGCGACCACCAACCGCGTGGTGGGCCTGCACATGATCGGGCCGGACGCGCCCGAAATCCTGCAAGCCGCCGCCATCGCGGTGAAGGCGGGCCTCACCAAGCAGCAGTTCGACGACACGGTGGCGCTGCACCCCAGCATGGCCGAGGAACTGGTGCTTTTGAAATAA
- a CDS encoding ABC1 kinase family protein, whose product MLKTLVVAARDRERLAEISAVAARYGLDVLLARLGLGQDRDSGSEPPDLPRRTRQALEALGPTFVKLGQILATRRDLLPDPWVAEFEKLHSEAPTLPFDALRPRLEEALGEPPETAFAHFDTAPLAAASMAQVHRATLRDGNEVVVKIRRPGIRQKMQADLRLITHLAAIVESGSREARHFQPRALVGQLLDTVLEELDFTQEGRNADRLREDLSGHPGVVIPAIHWRFSSETVLVMDYVAGVAPRDGESLRAAGIDPAAIADLGAELVLDMVLVNGRFHGDPHPGNLLCLPGDRLALLDLGLIGHVSARRQQEFLTFILALRSGDAPTLADTLALWSAGSGVARERILTAAEHLTARHSNGPLVLGALVADFFPLLRKEGLVLPPDLALIFKALITMDGVLNAIQPGFDLSEAIQRARGRLVMNRLAASRSQDKIVALLLEASRIADDAPRLLRAFTRKLETEPEAQRSGPSDGAIIAGAKWIAGAVLAAGALVALMLGLR is encoded by the coding sequence ATGCTCAAGACTTTGGTAGTCGCCGCCCGCGACCGGGAACGCCTTGCCGAAATCAGCGCCGTCGCCGCCCGCTACGGGCTGGACGTGCTGCTCGCGCGGCTGGGACTGGGGCAGGATCGCGATTCGGGCAGCGAGCCGCCCGACCTGCCCCGCCGCACGCGCCAGGCGCTGGAGGCGCTGGGACCGACCTTCGTCAAGCTGGGCCAGATCCTCGCCACGCGCCGCGACCTGCTGCCAGACCCATGGGTCGCCGAGTTCGAGAAGCTGCACAGCGAAGCGCCGACCCTGCCCTTCGACGCGCTGCGGCCAAGGCTGGAGGAAGCGCTGGGCGAGCCGCCGGAAACCGCCTTCGCCCATTTCGATACGGCGCCGCTGGCCGCCGCCTCCATGGCGCAGGTGCATCGCGCCACATTGCGCGACGGAAACGAGGTGGTGGTGAAGATCCGCCGCCCCGGCATCCGTCAGAAGATGCAGGCGGACCTGCGGCTCATCACCCATCTGGCGGCCATCGTGGAAAGCGGCAGCCGCGAAGCGCGCCATTTCCAGCCCCGCGCGCTGGTGGGGCAATTGCTCGACACGGTGCTGGAGGAACTGGATTTCACGCAGGAAGGCCGCAATGCCGACCGGCTGCGCGAAGACCTGTCCGGCCATCCCGGCGTCGTCATCCCCGCGATCCACTGGCGGTTCAGCAGCGAAACCGTGCTGGTGATGGATTATGTCGCCGGGGTCGCGCCCCGCGACGGAGAGAGCTTGCGCGCGGCGGGCATCGATCCGGCCGCCATCGCCGATCTGGGCGCGGAACTGGTGCTGGACATGGTGCTGGTCAACGGCCGCTTCCATGGCGATCCGCATCCGGGCAACCTGCTGTGCCTGCCGGGCGACAGGCTGGCGCTGCTCGACCTCGGCCTCATCGGCCATGTGAGCGCGCGGCGGCAGCAGGAGTTCCTGACCTTCATCCTCGCGCTGCGCTCCGGCGACGCGCCGACGCTGGCGGACACGCTGGCGCTCTGGTCGGCGGGGAGCGGCGTCGCGCGCGAACGCATCCTGACCGCGGCGGAGCATCTGACGGCGCGGCACAGCAACGGGCCGCTGGTGCTGGGCGCGCTGGTGGCGGATTTCTTTCCGTTGCTGCGGAAGGAGGGGCTGGTGCTGCCGCCCGATCTGGCGCTGATCTTCAAGGCGCTCATCACCATGGACGGCGTGCTGAACGCGATCCAGCCGGGCTTCGACCTGTCGGAGGCGATCCAGCGCGCGCGGGGACGGCTGGTGATGAACCGCCTCGCCGCCAGCCGCTCACAGGACAAGATCGTCGCGCTGCTGCTGGAGGCGTCGCGCATCGCCGACGACGCGCCGCGCCTGTTGCGGGCGTTCACCCGAAAGCTGGAGACGGAGCCGGAGGCGCAGCGGTCCGGCCCATCGGACGGGGCGATCATCGCGGGCGCGAAGTGGATCGCGGGCGCGGTGCTGGCGGCAGGAGCGCTGGTCGCCCTGATGCTCGGCCTGCGATGA
- the era gene encoding GTPase Era yields the protein MTVDPDKQRCGVVAIVGAPNAGKSTLVNALVGQKVAITSPKAQTTRTRVMGVAIEGDAQIVLVDTPGIFAPKRRLDRAMVQAAWGGAQGADLIALIVDGKAGLGPKVEPIIEALSGRSERKWLILNKVDIAAKDKLLVHTQKLNDALGFEEIFFVSAATGDGLPELKSAFAAAMPEGPWHFPEDQVSDATDRMLAAEITREQLYHQLHAELPYAAAVDTEKYSEREDGSVEIHQQILVARPTQRAIVLGKGGQRLKEIGSKARAELAALLGCKVHLYLHVKVKEDWQEDRGIYRDIGLDWVE from the coding sequence TTGACGGTTGACCCAGACAAGCAGCGCTGCGGCGTGGTCGCCATCGTGGGCGCGCCCAATGCGGGCAAGTCCACGCTCGTCAACGCGCTGGTGGGGCAGAAGGTGGCGATCACCAGCCCCAAGGCGCAGACTACGCGCACCCGCGTCATGGGCGTCGCGATCGAGGGCGACGCGCAGATCGTGCTGGTGGACACGCCCGGCATCTTCGCCCCCAAGAGGCGGCTCGACCGGGCCATGGTGCAGGCGGCATGGGGCGGCGCGCAGGGCGCGGACCTGATCGCGCTGATCGTCGACGGCAAGGCCGGGCTGGGGCCCAAGGTCGAACCGATCATCGAGGCGCTGTCCGGCCGATCCGAGCGCAAATGGCTGATCCTGAACAAGGTCGACATCGCCGCCAAGGACAAGCTGCTCGTCCACACCCAGAAGCTGAACGACGCGCTGGGCTTCGAGGAAATCTTCTTCGTGAGCGCGGCGACGGGCGACGGCCTGCCCGAACTCAAGTCCGCCTTCGCCGCCGCCATGCCGGAGGGCCCCTGGCACTTTCCGGAAGATCAGGTGTCCGACGCCACCGACCGGATGCTGGCCGCCGAGATCACGCGCGAGCAACTCTATCACCAGCTCCACGCCGAGCTTCCCTATGCCGCCGCCGTCGACACGGAGAAATATTCCGAGCGGGAGGACGGGTCGGTCGAAATCCACCAGCAGATCCTCGTCGCCCGCCCGACCCAGCGCGCCATCGTGCTGGGCAAGGGCGGCCAGCGCCTCAAGGAAATCGGGTCGAAGGCCCGCGCCGAACTGGCCGCGCTGCTGGGTTGCAAGGTCCATCTCTACCTCCACGTCAAGGTGAAGGAGGATTGGCAGGAGGATCGCGGCATCTATCGCGACATCGGCCTCGACTGGGTGGAATGA
- the rnc gene encoding ribonuclease III, producing MSKPDTAGWLKALIGRAPHDPAAFAQALTHGSAHSANYERLEFLGDRVLGLLVAEWVYARFAGEPEGKLSRRFNALVSGETCAEVARAAGVPAHLVLGKQARDDGANDSDNVLGDVMEALIGALYLEGGLDEARALVHRLWGDRVDTQTSAPRHPKSALQEWAAANRRKPPEYVMTDRSGPHHALRFTVTVSIKGAGEASATGGSKQEAETAAAKALLEKLPG from the coding sequence TTGAGCAAGCCCGACACGGCGGGCTGGCTGAAGGCGCTGATCGGGCGCGCGCCGCATGATCCCGCCGCCTTCGCGCAGGCGCTGACCCATGGCAGCGCGCATTCCGCCAATTATGAAAGGCTGGAATTTCTGGGCGACCGGGTGCTGGGCCTGCTGGTCGCCGAATGGGTCTATGCGCGGTTCGCGGGCGAGCCCGAAGGCAAGCTCTCCCGCCGGTTCAACGCGCTGGTGTCGGGCGAAACCTGTGCCGAGGTCGCGCGCGCGGCGGGCGTCCCCGCCCATCTCGTCCTTGGCAAGCAGGCGCGCGACGATGGCGCGAACGACAGCGACAATGTGCTGGGCGACGTGATGGAGGCCCTGATCGGCGCGCTCTATCTGGAGGGCGGCCTGGACGAAGCGAGGGCGCTGGTGCATCGCCTGTGGGGCGACCGGGTGGACACCCAGACCAGCGCGCCGCGCCATCCCAAATCCGCGCTTCAGGAATGGGCGGCCGCCAACCGGCGCAAACCGCCGGAATATGTGATGACGGACCGATCCGGCCCGCACCATGCGCTGCGCTTCACCGTCACCGTATCGATCAAGGGCGCGGGCGAGGCCAGCGCCACCGGCGGGTCCAAGCAGGAAGCGGAAACGGCGGCGGCCAAGGCCCTGCTGGAGAAGCTGCCGGGCTGA
- a CDS encoding AAA family ATPase: MRFEGTRDYVATDDLKVAVNAAVLLRRPLLVKGEPGTGKTVLAQEIAKALDAPLIEWNVKSTTKAHQGLYEYDAVARLRDGQLGDPRVHDISNYIRKGKLWEAFTSPELPVLLIDEIDKADIEFPNDLLQELDRMAFHVYETGETIAAKERPVVVITSNNEKELPDAFLRRCFFHYIKFPDRETMQAIVDVHFPGIQKMLVSKAMDIFYDIREVPGLKKKPSTSELLDWLKLLLNEDMPLDVLQNSDPTKAIPPLHGALLKNEQDIMMFERLAFMARRQQR, translated from the coding sequence ATGCGATTTGAAGGCACGCGGGATTATGTCGCTACCGACGATCTGAAGGTCGCGGTCAACGCCGCCGTTCTGCTGCGCCGCCCGCTGCTGGTGAAGGGGGAGCCGGGCACCGGCAAGACCGTGCTGGCGCAGGAGATCGCCAAGGCGCTGGACGCGCCCCTCATCGAATGGAACGTCAAGTCCACGACCAAGGCGCATCAGGGCCTCTATGAATATGACGCGGTCGCCCGCCTGCGCGACGGCCAGCTCGGCGATCCGCGCGTCCACGACATTTCCAACTACATCCGCAAGGGCAAGCTGTGGGAAGCCTTCACCTCGCCCGAGTTGCCCGTCCTGCTGATCGACGAGATCGACAAGGCCGACATCGAGTTTCCCAACGACCTGTTGCAGGAACTCGATCGCATGGCCTTCCACGTCTACGAAACGGGCGAGACCATCGCCGCGAAGGAACGGCCGGTCGTCGTCATCACCTCGAACAACGAGAAGGAACTGCCCGACGCCTTCCTGCGCCGCTGCTTCTTCCATTACATCAAATTCCCCGACCGCGAGACGATGCAGGCCATCGTCGACGTGCACTTCCCCGGCATCCAGAAGATGCTCGTCAGCAAGGCGATGGACATCTTCTACGACATTCGCGAGGTGCCGGGCCTCAAGAAGAAACCCAGCACCAGCGAACTGCTCGACTGGCTGAAGCTGCTGCTCAATGAGGACATGCCGCTCGACGTGCTCCAGAACAGCGACCCGACCAAGGCGATTCCGCCCCTCCACGGCGCGCTGCTGAAGAACGAGCAGGACATCATGATGTTCGAACGCCTCGCCTTCATGGCGCGGCGGCAGCAGCGATAA
- the lepB gene encoding signal peptidase I, producing MSAKSETRDFLWFLAKLAVFVFVLRSFIVSPFNIPSESMQPRLLIGDYLLVAKWPYGYSRYSLPFGVPLIPGRIFASTPERGDVVVFKAPPSQKNDYIKRVIGLPGDMVSVRGGTVYLNGQAIPKKRVADFVIPVTPNMVDAARKEGSPSPCYRPDFEEAAPEGGRQCRYPQYRETLPNGKSYNVLDLVPDGAADDRDTVLVPEGHLFMMGDNRDRSADSRFPAVEGGGIGLVPEENLVGKAMVSVFSTDGGANWFLPWTWFTAARWSRIGEGF from the coding sequence ATGAGCGCAAAATCGGAAACGCGGGATTTCCTCTGGTTTCTCGCAAAGCTGGCGGTGTTCGTCTTTGTCCTGCGAAGCTTCATCGTTTCGCCGTTCAACATCCCGTCGGAATCGATGCAGCCGCGCCTGTTGATCGGCGATTACCTGCTGGTCGCCAAATGGCCCTATGGCTATTCGCGCTATTCCCTGCCCTTCGGCGTGCCGCTGATCCCCGGCCGCATCTTCGCCTCCACGCCCGAGCGCGGCGACGTGGTGGTGTTCAAGGCCCCGCCCAGCCAGAAGAACGACTATATCAAGCGCGTCATCGGCCTGCCCGGCGACATGGTTTCGGTCCGCGGCGGCACCGTCTATCTGAACGGTCAGGCCATCCCGAAGAAGCGGGTCGCCGATTTCGTGATCCCGGTGACGCCCAACATGGTGGACGCGGCGCGGAAGGAAGGCAGCCCGTCCCCCTGCTACCGCCCCGATTTCGAGGAAGCCGCGCCGGAGGGGGGCCGCCAGTGCCGCTACCCCCAATATCGCGAGACGCTGCCCAACGGCAAAAGCTACAACGTCCTTGACCTTGTGCCGGACGGCGCGGCTGACGACCGCGACACGGTGCTGGTGCCCGAAGGCCATCTCTTCATGATGGGCGACAATCGCGACCGCTCCGCCGACAGCCGCTTCCCGGCGGTGGAAGGCGGCGGAATCGGCCTGGTTCCCGAGGAAAACCTGGTGGGCAAGGCGATGGTCTCCGTCTTTTCGACCGACGGCGGCGCCAACTGGTTCCTGCCCTGGACCTGGTTCACCGCCGCCCGCTGGAGCCGCATCGGGGAAGGCTTTTGA
- the pgi gene encoding glucose-6-phosphate isomerase gives MPSPAQAAIARLPQADLKTIFTADPDRLSRFVLTRGPIRFDWSKTHLTDDLMDAFLELARERDFAGWRDALFAGKPVNNSEGRAAEHPAERGEGNADSVARARMFHARMRALIDAIEAEALGPVRHILHIGIGGSALGPDLIVDALGGDGLRYDVAIVSNVDGTALERAMDRFDPHATLIAVASKTFTTTETMLNAASAINWMVEAGVDDPYGRVVALTASPDRAIEWGVDETRILPFAESVGGRYSLWSSIGFPAALALGWDAFESLLEGAAAMDRHFRLSDPRGNAPLIAAFADQYYARVMGCQTRALFAYDERLRLLPSYLQQLEMESNGKSVTRDGDPVDGPTAPITWGGVGTDAQHAVFQLLHQGTVIAPVEFVASIEPGHALDPAHHRALLVNCFAQGAALMRGRDNPDDPARAYPGNRPSTTILLDDVTPEALGALIAFYEHRTFANAVLMGINPFDQFGVELGKEIAKSIEADGPKGFDPSTMALIDIALGGV, from the coding sequence ATGCCGTCCCCTGCACAGGCCGCCATCGCGCGCCTTCCGCAAGCCGATCTCAAGACCATCTTCACCGCCGATCCCGACCGGCTGTCCCGCTTCGTTCTGACGCGGGGGCCGATCCGCTTCGACTGGTCCAAGACGCATCTGACCGACGATCTGATGGACGCCTTTCTGGAACTGGCGCGGGAACGCGACTTTGCCGGCTGGCGCGACGCGCTGTTCGCGGGCAAGCCCGTCAACAACAGCGAAGGCCGCGCGGCCGAGCATCCCGCCGAACGGGGCGAGGGCAATGCCGACAGCGTGGCGCGGGCGCGGATGTTCCATGCCCGGATGCGCGCCCTGATCGACGCGATCGAGGCGGAGGCGCTGGGGCCGGTCCGCCATATCCTGCATATCGGCATCGGCGGGTCGGCGCTGGGGCCGGACCTGATCGTCGATGCGCTGGGCGGCGACGGGCTGCGCTACGATGTCGCCATCGTCTCCAATGTGGACGGCACCGCGCTGGAACGGGCGATGGACCGCTTCGATCCCCACGCCACCCTGATCGCGGTCGCCTCCAAGACCTTCACCACCACCGAGACCATGCTGAACGCGGCGAGCGCGATCAACTGGATGGTGGAGGCGGGGGTGGACGATCCCTATGGCCGGGTCGTGGCTCTCACCGCCTCGCCGGACCGGGCGATCGAATGGGGCGTCGACGAAACGCGCATCCTGCCTTTCGCCGAAAGCGTGGGCGGGCGCTATTCGCTCTGGTCCTCCATCGGCTTTCCCGCCGCGCTGGCGCTGGGCTGGGACGCGTTCGAAAGCCTGCTGGAAGGGGCGGCGGCGATGGACCGGCATTTCCGCCTGTCCGATCCGCGCGGGAATGCGCCGCTGATCGCCGCCTTCGCGGACCAATATTATGCGCGGGTGATGGGTTGCCAGACCCGCGCGCTCTTCGCCTATGATGAGCGGCTGCGGCTGCTGCCTTCCTACCTTCAGCAACTGGAGATGGAGAGCAACGGCAAGAGCGTCACCCGCGACGGCGATCCGGTGGACGGTCCCACCGCGCCGATCACCTGGGGCGGCGTGGGCACGGACGCGCAACATGCGGTGTTCCAGCTTCTGCATCAGGGCACGGTGATCGCCCCGGTCGAGTTCGTCGCCTCCATCGAGCCGGGCCATGCCCTCGATCCGGCGCATCACCGGGCGCTGCTGGTCAACTGCTTCGCGCAGGGCGCGGCCCTGATGCGCGGACGGGACAATCCCGACGATCCGGCGCGCGCCTATCCGGGCAACCGGCCCTCCACCACGATCCTGCTCGACGATGTGACGCCGGAGGCGCTGGGCGCGCTCATCGCCTTCTACGAACATCGCACCTTCGCCAATGCGGTGCTGATGGGGATCAATCCCTTCGACCAGTTCGGCGTGGAACTGGGCAAGGAAATCGCCAAATCCATCGAGGCGGACGGGCCCAAGGGCTTCGATCCGTCCACCATGGCGCTGATCGACATCGCCCTGGGCGGGGTTTGA
- a CDS encoding DUF6975 family protein, which produces MNESAQRHQWKDIADILEALVTADGTGAHSYAHQAAGDQGMRDALLSLSDLADAAYYLCLLHGRHPGVIDHAATRSADNAARQWLIQAADGFARERAYLTQVTVAVGPAPSTAGQADCETTVSQQRHALDMLAQSDRRGCALGAAIALVLDWRAVRRVLDKAAIRVGIEPAPSTLPDRAATMAVARAIGGDEAIDRAIQFGARQLLSQHRGLWDLLAARAQVRARS; this is translated from the coding sequence ATGAACGAGTCGGCGCAGCGCCATCAATGGAAAGACATAGCGGATATATTGGAGGCGCTGGTCACCGCCGACGGCACCGGCGCCCATTCCTATGCCCATCAGGCGGCGGGGGACCAGGGCATGCGCGACGCGCTGCTTTCCCTTTCCGACCTTGCCGATGCGGCCTATTATCTCTGCCTGCTCCATGGCCGTCATCCCGGCGTCATCGACCATGCCGCCACCCGTTCGGCCGACAATGCCGCGCGCCAGTGGCTGATCCAGGCCGCCGACGGCTTCGCCCGCGAGCGCGCCTATCTGACGCAGGTGACCGTCGCCGTCGGCCCCGCGCCCAGCACGGCGGGGCAGGCCGATTGCGAAACCACCGTCAGCCAGCAGCGCCACGCGCTCGACATGCTGGCCCAGTCCGACCGGCGCGGCTGCGCGCTGGGCGCGGCGATCGCGCTGGTGCTCGACTGGCGGGCGGTGCGCCGCGTGCTGGACAAGGCCGCGATCCGGGTCGGCATCGAACCGGCCCCCTCGACCCTTCCCGACCGCGCCGCCACCATGGCGGTCGCCCGCGCCATCGGCGGGGATGAAGCCATAGACCGCGCCATCCAGTTCGGCGCGCGCCAGCTGCTCAGCCAGCATCGCGGGCTATGGGATCTGCTCGCCGCCCGCGCGCAGGTCCGCGCCCGTTCCTGA